The genomic region GGCTATCAGATAACTATTAGAGCAATCGATGAAAAAAATAAGAGAACCGGGTGCCGAGGTAGTCTAGCCCGGGAAGGCGGTAGCCTCGAAAGCTACTGGCGCTTCGCGCCTCGGGAGTTCAAATCTCCCCCTCGGCGTTTGAATCAGCTGTTTTTCCTTCAGTTATCCGAACAGGTCTGTAGTATTGGTAATAAACTCCTTTCAGGATACCGTAAATCTGCCCATTACGGCCGCTCTTTTTCCGTCCAGAATCTGGGAAATCCCAAAATAAGAGAAATTCAGGCATATTTTGCTAAAAAAATGAATATAACCATCTTTTTCAAATTCTCGGAAATTGGTTACTATTAAATAGGGGATGTTCTCATAATATGGTAATACGTGCCAGGGATCCTGCTCCTGCAGGACTTCTGACAAAGGTATGGTGAACCAATGTTCCGGATAAAGAAGAACAAACCGGCCATCTCTGCGGATGCGAAGTCCTTTCGCGCTGTGCGGAGGCTCAACCTCAACCGTACCTATATGCCCCTCAAGATCGGTGCTATCGCAGGGTACATCCTTCTTGGGATGCTATCAGCGTCCACGTCCATGTTCGGCATTCTTGTGGGTGCCGTACTCCACTTTCTCTACCCTTGATATTCTCCTTTTTTATGTATCACCAGTAAGCAAGTATACCCAGCGAGCCATGCAGAACGGCAAGCCCGATTGATAGTGCAGCACACCGCATATGCCACCTGAACGGGATAGTATGGATCCCCTTGTGGTTCAGGACCGCAATCGAAGCCGTAAGAAGAAAGCCAAGGAGTGTCAGCACACCCAGGTAAAAGATGAGGGGTTTTCCCAGAACCGGAGCATAGGTTATCTCCGCAAACATGGTTCACTCCACGGTTATGGTTCCCTGCATGCTCGGATGGAGAGTGCAGGTGTAATCGTAGATGCCCGGTTTGTCAAAACTCCGGGTATATGACTGCCCCACACCGATAATCTGCGATTGTATTCCGTCGAGGAACTTGAGCCGGTGGATCTTGTCATCATTGTTGACCCAGCGAACGTTCGCGCCTGTCGTGACGGTGTACTGCGATGGATTGAATGTCGACTTGCTGATGGTGATGGTGTTGTCCGAAACTGACGGGGGGTTGGTGGGGACGGGAATCGTCGTTACCGGAAGATACGTGGGACTTGTTGCACGCGGGGTGGTCTTGGCAGGAACCGGTGTTGCGGGCTGCTGCTCGGCAGGGGCTTGTGGCTGGGAGCAGCCTGAGGCAATTGCCAGCAGAGCAACGATGATGAGAAGTACAAGTACCTTTTTCATAGCTTAATCTCGGTAACGGCAGAGAAAAATATTGTGACCGTACCTTTGGGATTGGTCCGGTTTCACCAACCGTTCTTGTTCTGTTATGGGCTCTTTTTCATAACCCCGCTCCCGACAGAAACGGGGATTCTGCTGATGCGCTCCATAAACTCATCTATCCCGTAATAGTCGGTCAGGATCATCTCCCGGTAGAGCGGGAGCGGGAGGAGCCGCGCAAATTTTCCGGTCTCCTGGCGGGGGAGAGGGAGTGCGTCGCCGATTGACTGCCTTGTGAGACTGCGGAGATCTGTAAGGGCGGATGCCACCCGGTTTTTTGCATCTTCTTTTCCCGCCCGGATCCGGAGGGAAAAGTCGCTGTACTGAACCTGGACCCCGCCACCGAGCTGCCGTTTCATCAGGATCGAGAGGATCCGGTTGAACTTTCTGCCCTGCAGGGAGACGAGGAGAATATCCCTGCCCTGTTCCGTGATCCGCTCGCAGATGTGAAAACCGGTCTCTCCCACTTCCTGAGGCAGATATCCGAGTGCCCGGAGCAGGATCTCGCGATCCGGCTCGCTGAGAGGCAGGACGGACTCTCCCCGTGCCAGGATCTTCTGAATCATCCGGCAGATCAACGGGGAGTACCCATCATCACTCCCTTCACCGG from uncultured Methanoregula sp. harbors:
- a CDS encoding cupredoxin domain-containing protein translates to MKKVLVLLIIVALLAIASGCSQPQAPAEQQPATPVPAKTTPRATSPTYLPVTTIPVPTNPPSVSDNTITISKSTFNPSQYTVTTGANVRWVNNDDKIHRLKFLDGIQSQIIGVGQSYTRSFDKPGIYDYTCTLHPSMQGTITVE